A DNA window from Helianthus annuus cultivar XRQ/B chromosome 15, HanXRQr2.0-SUNRISE, whole genome shotgun sequence contains the following coding sequences:
- the LOC110914714 gene encoding F-box/kelch-repeat protein At3g06240: MSYDLCEELIIEIFSRLPSKSLLRFRSVSKSLCACIDSPDFIGLHTLRSPKRVLMIHQFPYEREEHLKNIYTLHAQGQFPNNPYTEIPQIKFPFSFKIIGSCNGIICICGNGDLHLWNPSVRRIVTIHDLSSWCRRYYECISAGVLGFGFDPIINDYKILRITTPTSYIYSMKTRTWRVIASPVTPLITFVKLDQCLFDGALHWVVKRYLTDARDECDYFIMKFGLSLEVFSTIELPEPSWETSVVTIIKGCLGVISSDNRDRSWIWVRREDNNTDSWCVAYKLDTNPFKGASRVFQITPNDELLYNVHCNGIRVYNLGTKGLSTLVASSEPSTSLVDMDVCVENLGLLDKGNT; this comes from the coding sequence ATGTCGTACGATCTATGCGAAGAACTCATTATTGAAATCTTCTCAAGACTACCATCCAAATCCCTCCTTCGATTCAGATCAGTTTCCAAATCGTTATGTGCTTGTATCGACAGCCCCGATTTCATCGGACTCCATACTCTTCGATCCCCGAAAAGAGTCTTGATGATCCACCAATTTCCTTATGAACGTGAAGAACACCTTAAAAACATCTATACATTACATGCACAAGGTCAGTTTCCAAATAATCCCTATACTGAAATACCACAAATCAAGTTTCCTTTCAGTTTCAAAATTATTGGCTCTTGCAATGGAATTATATGTATTTGTGGAAACGGTGATCTTCATCTATGGAACCCTTCAGTTAGGCGCATAGTAACCATACATGATCTCTCTTCTTGGTGTCGTCGTTATTATGAATGTATTTCTGCGGGTGTATTAGGGTTTGGTTTTGATCCAATCATCAACGATTACAAGATTTTGAGGATAACCACACCAACTTCATATATTTACTCTATGAAGACACGCACTTGGCGTGTGATTGCTTCCCCGGTTACTCCTTTAATTACTTTTGTGAAGTTAGACCAGTGTCTTTTCGATGGAGCATTGCATTGGGTGGTAAAAAGGTATTTAACTGATGCACGCGATGAATGCGATTATTTTATAATGAAATTCGGTTTGAGTTTGGAGGTTTTTTCGACGATTGAGTTGCCAGAACCAAGTTGGGAAACGAGCGTAGTGACAATCATCAAAGGTTGTTTAGGTGTGATTTCTTCGGACAATCGTGATCGTAGTTGGATTTGGGTGAGGAGAGAAGACAATAACACTGATTCTTGGTGTGTTGCTTATAAACTGGATACAAATCCATTTAAAGGAGCAAGCAGAGTTTTTCAAATTACCCCCAATGATGAATTACTATACAACGTTCACTGTAACGGGATCAGAGTTTATAATCTTGGGACAAAGGGGCTATCCACACTTGTGGCATCGAGTGAACCTTCAACTAGCTTAGTTGACATGGATGTGTGTGTTGAAAACCTTGGATTGTTAGATAAGGGGAACACATGA
- the LOC110914715 gene encoding F-box/kelch-repeat protein At3g06240: protein MSYDLCEELIIEIFSRLPSKSLLRFRSVSKSLCACIDSPDFIRLHTLQSPKKVLMIHQFPYEREEHLKNIYTLHAQGQFPNNPCTEIPQIKFPFSFKIVGSCNGIICICGNGDLHLWNPSIRRIVTIHDLSSWCRRYYECISAGVLGFGFDPIIDDYKILRITTPTSCIYSMKTRTWRVIASPVTPLITFVKLDQCLFNGALHWAVKRYLTDARDECDYFIMKFDLSLEVFSTIELPEPSWETSVVTIIKGCLGVISSDNHDRSWIWVRREDNNTDSWCVAYKLDTNPFKGAGKVFQITPNDELLYNVHCNGIRVYNLGTKGLSRLVASSEPSTSLVDMDVCVENLGW, encoded by the coding sequence ATGTCGTACGATCTATGCGAAGAACTCATTATTGAAATCTTCTCAAGACTACCATCCAAATCCCTCCTTCGATTCAGATCAGTTTCCAAATCGTTATGTGCTTGTATCGATAGCCCCGATTTCATCCGACTCCATACTCTTCAATCTCCGAAAAAAGTCTTGATGATCCACCAATTTCCTTATGAACGTGAAGAACACCTTAAAAACATCTATACATTACATGCACAAGGTCAGTTTCCAAATAATCCCTGTACTGAAATACCACAAATCAAGTTTCCTTTCAGTTTCAAAATTGTTGGTTCTTGCAATGGAATTATATGTATTTGTGGAAACGGTGATCTTCATCTATGGAACCCTTCAATTAGGCGCATTGTAACCATACATGATCTCTCTTCTTGGTGTCGTCGTTATTATGAATGTATTTCTGCGGGTGTATTAGGGTTTGGTTTCGATCCAATCATCGACGATTACAAGATTTTGAGGATAACCACACCAACTTCATGTATTTACTCTATGAAGACACGCACTTGGCGTGTGATTGCTTCCCCGGTTACTCCTTTAATTACTTTTGTGAAGTTAGACCAGTGTCTTTTCAATGGAGCATTGCATTGGGCGGTAAAAAGGTATTTAACTGATGCACGCGATGAATGCGATTACTTTATAATGAAATTCGATTTGAGTTTGGAGGTTTTTTCGACGATTGAGTTGCCAGAACCAAGTTGGGAAACGAGCGTAGTGACAATCATCAAAGGTTGTTTAGGTGTGATTTCTTCGGACAATCATGATCGTAGTTGGATTTGGGTGAGGAGAGAAGACAACAACACTGATTCTTGGTGTGTTGCTTATAAACTGGATACAAATCCATTTAAAGGAGCAGGCAAAGTTTTTCAAATTACCCCTAATGATGAATTACTATACAACGTTCACTGTAACGGGATCAGAGTTTATAATCTTGGGACAAAGGGGCTATCCAGACTTGTGGCATCGAGTGAACCTTCAACTAGCTTAGTTGACATGGATGTGTGTGTTGAAAACCTTGGATGGTAA
- the LOC110913207 gene encoding F-box/kelch-repeat protein At3g06240, producing MSNDLCGDLIADIFSRLPTKSLLRFRSVSKSLCACIGSPDFIQLHSLRSPNTVVVTHRIRDKGEAQDKHIYTLHSDGQLAYKYHPYTGIPTIEYPFKKCKIVGSCNGILCVCEYGTGEHGARLYLWNPSIRRKVTVPFISWVDGFGFDPIIDDYKILRISKAGSSVYTVKTRTCRVIASPIAPFSSWKSYQCIRNGALHWTVKRYLTRDIRHYYIMTFDLSSEVFSTIELPEPSWKTRLVTVIKGSLAVISTKPDYSVIWVMREYNNTASWSVVSELNSNPFKGAQRVVPITPNDELQCISFKYYKEILVYNPKTQVRMRLADFSDSSLILDVNLCVESLGLLDMGLHEGSKLPGKQEENK from the coding sequence ATGTCAAATGATCTATGTGGGGATCTAATTGCTGATATCTTCTCAAGACTACCAACCAAATCCCTTCTGCGATTTAGATCGGTTTCCAAATCACTATGTGCTTGTATCGGCAGCCCCGATTTCATCCAACTGCATAGTCTTCGATCTCCTAATACAGTAGTGGTCACACACCGAATTCGTGACAAAGGAGAAGCACAAGATAAACACATCTACACATTACACTCGGACGGACAATTGGCATACAAATACCATCCCTATACGGGAATACCAACAATTGAGTATCCTTTCAAAAAATGCAAAATTGTTGGCTCATGTAATGGAATTCTATGTGTATGTGAATATGGAACCGGCGAACATGGAGCCCGCCTTTATCTATGGAACCCTTCAATTAGGCGCAAAGTAACGGTACCCTTCATTAGTTGGGTAGATGGGTTTGGTTTCGACCCAATCATTGACGACTACAAGATTTTGAGGATATCCAAAGCGGGTTCATCTGTTTACACCGTGAAGACACGCACTTGTCGTGTGATTGCTTCCCCTATTGCTCCGTTCTCGAGTTGGAAGTCATACCAGTGTATTCGCAATGGAGCATTGCATTGGACAGTAAAACGGTACTTAACACGCGATATACGCCATTATTATATAATGACATTTGATCTGAGCTCTGAGGTTTTTTCTACGATTGAGTTGCCAGAACCAAGTTGGAAAACGCGTCTAGTGACAGTCATCAAAGGTTCTCTAGCTGTGATTTCAACAAAACCTGACTATAGCGTAATTTGGGTGATGAGAGAATATAACAACACTGCTTCTTGGTCTGTTGTTAGTGAACTAAATTCAAATCCATTTAAAGGAGCACAAAGAGTTGTACCAATTACCCCCAATGATGAATTGCAATGCATCTCTTTCAAATATTATAAGGAGATCCTAGTTTATAATCCCAAGACACAGGTACGAATGAGGCTTGCGGACTTCAGTGATTCTTCTCTGATACTTGACGTGAATTTGTGTGTTGAAAGCCTTGGATTGTTAGACATGGGACTTCATGAAGGGAGCAAATTACCTGGAAAACAAGAGGAGAACAAGTGA